The Flavobacterium praedii genome window below encodes:
- a CDS encoding FAD-dependent oxidoreductase has product MKKCFIFFIICYSLKAQIPNTKNVYNTDIVIYGGTSSAIIAAVKAKQLGHSVLVISPETHLGGMTSSGLGYTDSGNTRLIGGLAKDFYKRVYSKYQSNTAWKWQKKSSFKSKAQSNSAVNKEDNTMWLFEPHVAEAIFEDLVKENNIQILRNEWLNRKQKLEKTDNTITSFYTLSGKKITGKIFIDATYEGDLMALAGVTYHVGRESNTVYNETFNGVQKNIFQHSHNFHKFHIDPFRIKGDKNSGLLPKIGPTTSEKNGEGDNRIQAYCYRLCLTKKAKNKIPFAKPTVYNPFDYELLVRLYKAGWNETFKKFDAIPNLKTDSNNHGPFSFDNIGMNYSYPEATYEERKKIAEEHELYQKGWLYFITTDPRIPKKIQNKMRQWGYAKDEFVDNGGFPFQLYIRESRRMIGEYIMTEQDVLGKKSNSRSIGMGSYSLDSHNTQRFVTEKGFIENEGDIGVRTPEAYSIDMGAILPKKQECSNLIVPVCLSSSHIAYGSIRMEPVFMILAESASQIASLAIKNKSFVQDVSYDELQVHLLESGQILNKN; this is encoded by the coding sequence ATGAAAAAGTGTTTTATCTTTTTTATAATTTGCTATAGCCTTAAAGCTCAAATACCAAATACTAAGAATGTATATAATACCGATATTGTAATTTATGGCGGAACATCATCAGCTATTATAGCTGCTGTAAAAGCTAAACAATTAGGACATTCCGTTCTGGTAATCTCGCCTGAGACTCATTTAGGAGGAATGACTTCTTCTGGGCTGGGCTACACCGACTCGGGTAACACGCGTTTAATTGGAGGCTTAGCAAAAGATTTTTATAAAAGAGTATATTCAAAATACCAATCAAATACAGCATGGAAGTGGCAAAAAAAATCAAGTTTTAAAAGCAAAGCCCAATCAAATTCTGCCGTGAACAAAGAAGATAATACAATGTGGCTTTTTGAACCCCATGTAGCCGAAGCCATTTTCGAAGATCTTGTTAAAGAAAATAATATACAAATACTTAGAAACGAATGGCTAAACAGAAAACAAAAATTAGAAAAAACAGATAACACAATAACATCGTTTTATACACTAAGCGGAAAAAAGATAACCGGAAAAATTTTTATTGACGCAACCTACGAAGGTGATTTAATGGCATTAGCAGGTGTTACATATCATGTGGGTCGAGAATCCAATACGGTTTATAACGAAACTTTTAATGGAGTTCAAAAAAACATTTTTCAACACAGTCATAACTTTCACAAATTTCATATTGATCCTTTTCGAATTAAAGGGGATAAAAATTCAGGTTTATTACCAAAAATTGGACCAACAACTTCAGAAAAAAATGGAGAAGGTGACAATCGGATTCAAGCCTATTGTTATCGATTGTGTTTAACAAAAAAAGCGAAAAATAAAATTCCGTTTGCAAAACCTACAGTTTACAATCCTTTCGATTATGAACTATTAGTTCGTTTGTATAAAGCAGGATGGAATGAAACTTTTAAAAAATTTGATGCAATACCAAATCTAAAAACGGATTCTAATAATCATGGTCCTTTTAGTTTTGATAATATTGGTATGAACTATAGTTATCCCGAGGCTACTTATGAAGAGCGTAAAAAAATTGCCGAAGAACATGAATTATATCAAAAAGGCTGGCTTTATTTTATTACTACTGACCCAAGAATACCTAAAAAAATACAAAATAAAATGCGACAATGGGGGTATGCAAAAGATGAATTTGTTGATAATGGAGGATTCCCTTTTCAATTATATATACGCGAATCAAGAAGAATGATTGGAGAATATATAATGACTGAACAAGATGTTTTAGGCAAAAAAAGCAACTCAAGATCCATCGGTATGGGATCCTATAGTTTAGATTCACATAATACACAACGTTTTGTTACTGAAAAAGGATTTATTGAAAATGAAGGAGATATTGGCGTACGTACCCCAGAAGCATATTCAATTGACATGGGAGCAATATTGCCCAAAAAACAGGAATGCTCTAATTTAATTGTCCCCGTTTGTCTGTCTAGTTCCCATATAGCTTACGGAAGTATCCGTATGGAGCCTGTGTTTATGATTTTAGCAGAATCAGCCTCTCAGATCGCAAGCTTAGCTATTAAAAACAAAAGTTTTGTTCAAGACGTTTCTTATGATGAACTACAAGTGCATCTGCTTGAATCAGGACAGATATTAAATAAAAATTAA
- a CDS encoding protein adenylyltransferase SelO encodes MKLHIQNNFTAELPADPIENNIPRQVEQACFSYVEPKKPSNPSLIHASVEVADFLGLSNDDILSDDFFNTFSGNTVYPNTKPYAMPYAGHQFGNWAGQLGDGRAINLTEVTHNNKLYTLQLKGAGPTPYSRTADGFAVLRSSIREHLCAEAMHYLGVPTTRSLSLMLSGDQVLRDVMYNGNPAYEKGAIVCRVAPSFIRFGNFELFASRKDHGTLQLLTDYTIKHHFPDIKSEGVKKYLDFFQAVTQTTLNMIVHWQRVGFVHGVMNTDNMSIHGVTIDYGPYGWLEDYNLDWTPNTTDIQHKRYRFGNQPDVALWNLYQLANALYPLINDAKPLETILNVFGSDYQKEYLNMMRNKLGLKTETEEDAILIESLTELLQLIETDMTIFFRNLGNVQKDDNAEVALDCIKDAFYNEKEGNKSVLDKWYAWLNHYTDRIKQESFTDVERKAQMNLVNPKYVLRNYMAQLSIDAADKGDYSLVNELFELLKKPYDEQPESQKWFAKRPDWARDKVGCSMLSCSS; translated from the coding sequence ATGAAACTTCACATACAAAATAATTTTACCGCCGAATTACCTGCTGATCCTATTGAAAACAATATACCGAGACAGGTTGAGCAAGCTTGTTTTTCTTATGTAGAACCCAAAAAGCCTTCGAATCCTTCTTTGATTCACGCGTCTGTTGAGGTTGCTGATTTTTTAGGATTGTCTAATGATGATATTCTTTCGGATGATTTTTTTAATACTTTTTCTGGGAATACGGTTTATCCAAACACCAAACCGTATGCTATGCCATATGCGGGGCATCAATTTGGGAATTGGGCGGGTCAATTAGGAGACGGTCGCGCCATTAATCTAACCGAAGTTACTCATAATAATAAGTTATATACTTTGCAATTAAAAGGAGCTGGTCCTACGCCATATTCCCGTACAGCAGATGGTTTTGCTGTATTGCGTTCCTCCATACGCGAGCATTTGTGCGCAGAAGCTATGCATTATTTGGGAGTTCCAACAACCCGTTCGCTTTCACTAATGCTTTCTGGCGATCAAGTATTAAGAGATGTAATGTACAATGGAAATCCCGCTTATGAAAAAGGAGCTATTGTTTGTAGAGTGGCACCTTCGTTTATCCGTTTTGGAAATTTTGAATTGTTTGCTTCCAGGAAAGATCATGGTACACTACAGTTATTAACCGATTATACTATTAAACATCATTTTCCAGATATTAAAAGTGAAGGTGTAAAAAAATATCTAGACTTTTTTCAAGCAGTAACTCAAACTACTCTAAATATGATTGTGCATTGGCAACGCGTGGGTTTTGTTCATGGTGTTATGAATACCGATAATATGTCGATTCATGGTGTCACTATTGATTATGGGCCTTATGGATGGTTGGAAGATTACAACCTCGATTGGACTCCCAATACAACCGATATACAACATAAAAGATACCGATTTGGTAATCAACCTGATGTTGCTTTGTGGAATTTGTATCAATTAGCCAATGCTTTGTACCCTTTGATTAATGATGCTAAACCTCTTGAAACTATTTTGAATGTTTTTGGCAGTGATTATCAAAAGGAGTATTTGAATATGATGCGTAATAAACTCGGATTAAAAACAGAAACTGAGGAAGATGCTATTTTAATCGAAAGTCTGACAGAACTGCTTCAATTGATTGAAACCGATATGACTATTTTCTTTAGAAATCTGGGCAATGTTCAAAAAGACGATAACGCAGAAGTTGCTTTGGATTGCATTAAAGATGCTTTTTATAATGAAAAAGAGGGTAACAAATCTGTTTTGGACAAATGGTATGCTTGGTTGAATCATTATACTGATCGAATCAAACAAGAATCATTTACGGATGTTGAAAGAAAAGCGCAAATGAATTTGGTAAATCCCAAATATGTATTGCGAAATTATATGGCTCAATTGAGTATTGATGCTGCAGATAAAGGTGATTATTCTTTGGTAAATGAACTTTTCGAATTGCTCAAAAAACCATATGATGAACAACCTGAAAGCCAAAAATGGTTTGCCAAAAGACCCGATTGGGCCAGAGATAAAGTGGGCTGTTCTATGTTAAGCTGTAGTTCTTAA
- the sucC gene encoding ADP-forming succinate--CoA ligase subunit beta: MNIHEYQGKEILASYGVRIQRGIVANSPVEAVAAAKQLTVETGTSWYVVKAQVHAGGRGKGGGVKLAKNLDQVLEISEQIIGMQLITPQTSAEGKKVHKVLIAEDVYYPGESETSEFYVSVLLNRATGRNMIMYSTEGGMDIEEVAEHTPHLIFTEEIDPAVGLQGFQARRIAFNLGLSGNAFKEMTQFITSLYNAYIGSDASMFEINPVLKTSDNKIMAVDAKVNIDDNALYRQKKYADMRDIREENPIEVEAKEVGLNYVDLDGTVGCMVNGAGLAMATMDLIKYAGFEPANFLDVGGTADAKRVETAFRIILKDPNVKAILINIFGGIVRCDRVAQGVVDAYKNMGDAINVPIIVRLQGTNAAIAKELIDNSGMPILSAVEFQEAADQVTAALS, translated from the coding sequence ATGAACATACACGAATATCAAGGAAAAGAAATTTTAGCAAGTTACGGAGTTCGCATTCAACGCGGAATTGTGGCTAATAGCCCTGTAGAAGCTGTTGCTGCTGCAAAACAATTAACTGTAGAAACGGGTACAAGTTGGTACGTTGTAAAAGCACAAGTACACGCTGGTGGACGTGGTAAAGGTGGTGGTGTGAAATTGGCCAAAAACTTAGATCAAGTATTGGAGATTTCAGAGCAAATCATTGGTATGCAATTGATTACGCCTCAAACTTCTGCTGAAGGTAAAAAAGTACACAAAGTATTAATTGCTGAGGATGTTTACTATCCTGGCGAAAGTGAAACTTCAGAATTTTATGTGTCTGTTCTTTTGAATAGAGCTACAGGTCGTAATATGATTATGTATTCTACTGAAGGTGGAATGGATATTGAAGAAGTGGCAGAACATACTCCACATTTAATATTTACAGAAGAAATAGACCCAGCTGTTGGATTACAAGGTTTTCAAGCTAGAAGAATTGCTTTCAATTTAGGACTTTCTGGAAATGCTTTTAAAGAAATGACTCAATTTATCACTTCTTTATACAATGCATACATCGGTTCAGATGCTTCTATGTTTGAAATCAACCCAGTTTTGAAAACATCTGATAATAAAATAATGGCTGTAGATGCTAAAGTAAATATCGATGATAATGCTTTATACAGACAAAAGAAATATGCTGATATGCGTGACATTCGTGAGGAGAATCCAATCGAGGTTGAAGCAAAAGAAGTAGGATTGAACTACGTAGATCTTGACGGTACTGTAGGATGTATGGTAAATGGTGCAGGTCTTGCTATGGCAACTATGGACTTAATTAAGTATGCTGGTTTTGAACCTGCAAACTTCCTTGACGTAGGTGGAACTGCAGATGCAAAACGTGTAGAAACTGCTTTCCGTATCATCTTGAAAGATCCAAACGTAAAAGCAATTTTGATTAATATTTTTGGTGGAATTGTTCGTTGTGACCGTGTAGCACAAGGAGTTGTTGATGCTTACAAAAATATGGGTGATGCAATAAATGTTCCAATCATTGTTCGTTTACAAGGTACAAATGCTGCAATTGCAAAAGAATTAATTGATAATTCAGGAATGCCAATTTTATCTGCTGTTGAATTTCAAGAGGCTGCAGATCAAGTTACAGCGGCGCTTTCTTAA